Proteins from a genomic interval of Coregonus clupeaformis isolate EN_2021a chromosome 4, ASM2061545v1, whole genome shotgun sequence:
- the LOC121548245 gene encoding C-X-C chemokine receptor type 1-like translates to MRRFLWGGGGWGGACELFLTDIRSSTKQDIVTMADPNTSHPLTVDDFGELYHELNYTDFNITYEIDENTLTCNTSPISSAVTVAVCALYVLIFILAIPGNLVVGLVIGSSKQLLSPSDLYLLHLAVADVLLALTLPFWATSVTVGWVFGDAMCKLVSVFQEASFYASILFLSCISVDRYLVIVRAMEASKAAHRREVSWGTCAIVWLMGGLLSLPGLFNHAFLPSGTERVTCAESYAPGSAAVWRLVTRGLRHVLGFLLPLTVMVACYGVIVARLLRTRVGFQRKRAMRVIVAVVVAFLLCWTPYHLAVMVDTLFRAKVVGYGCQERSAVDRALFATQSLGLLHSCVNPFLYAFVGEKFRRRLVQKVGVMEQRTSMTRASRSSSQTSEATSTFM, encoded by the exons ATGAGACGTTtcctgtggggtgggggggggtgggggggggcatgtGAACTCTTTTTGACAGACATCCGTTCATCGACAAAGCAAGACATTGTCACAATGGCAG ACCCTAATACCTCCCACCCTTTGACTGTGGACGACTTTGGTGAATTGTACCATGAGTTAAACTACACTGACTTCAACATAACCTATGAGATAGACGAAAACACCCTAACCTGCAATACTTCCCCCATCTCCTCCGCTGTGACAGTGGCCGTATGTGCCTTATACGTCCTCATCTTTATCTTGGCCATTCCTGGGAACCTGGTGGTGGGGCTGGTGATCGGCTCCAGCAAGCAGTTACTGTCTCCCTCCGACTTATACCTCCTCCACCTGGCTGTGGCCGACGTCCTGCTGGCTCTCACCCTCCCTTTCTGGGCCACCTCTGTCACCGTGGGCTGGGTGTTCGGCGACGCCATGTGCAAACTAGTCAGCGTCTTCCAGGAGGCCAGCTTCTATGCCAGCATCCTGTTTTTGTCCTGCATCAGCGTGGACCGCTACCTGGTGATCGTGCGAGCCATGGAGGCTTCCAAGGCTGCTCATCGCCGAGAGGTCAGCTGGGGCACCTGTGCCATTGTCTGGCTCATGGGTGGCCTGCTGTCCCTGCCTGGGCTCTTCAACCACGCCTTCCTCCCATCCGGCACAGAGCGGGTGACATGTGCCGAGAGTTACGCACCAGGCAGCGCGGCGGTTTGGCGGCTGGTCACACGGGGTCTCCGGCACGTGTTAGGGTTTCTCCTCCCGTTGACCGTTATGGTGGCGTGCTATGGTGTGATTGTGGCTCGACTCCTGCGGACCCGGGTTGGCTTCCAAAGGAAGAGGGccatgagggtgattgttgcgGTGGTGGTGGCCTTTCTGCTGTGCTGGACACCCTACCACCTGGCGGTGATGGTGGACACCCTATTCCGGGCAAAGGTGGTGGGGTACGGTTGCCAAGAGAGGAGTGCCGTGGACAGGGCCTTGTTCGCCACCCAGAGTCTGGGCCTGCTGCACAGCTGCGTCAACCCGTTTCTGTATGCCTTTGTTGGGGAGAAGTTTAGGAGGAGGCTGGTCCAGAAAGTGGGTGTGATGGAGCAGCGAACGTCGATGACCAGGGCCAGCAGATCCAGCTCTCAGACCTCGGAGGCCACCTCCACATTCATGTGA